The Trypanosoma brucei gambiense DAL972 chromosome 10, complete sequence genome has a segment encoding these proteins:
- a CDS encoding DNA damage repair protein, putative: METNGPKRSRVRDQLNSLKHFQQHSRLHFIGQWKTKAHDLFKEWFAENPAWNHGVLDRQAIFAHLDMDAFFCSVVLARDENAHLRDKPVCVAAGRGNSDISSCNYVARSFGVRAGMYVNAARVLCPDLRVLSYDLERSGEVAMCLYRMIFELCPAHLTMSVEVYSVDEVMIAFDTDSYEAVEDYCNEVRRELEAATKCTVSCGIGPNVMLARIATQSAKPDGTFIVRPEDVTAIVSQLPFSEIHGAGSSTIAKLVPLLGDYLGDMEGVGEENILCQHVQKLTKQQLQRVLGQKTGENFYNLCRGNDVRLVTRTGDEENQRLMGKRTRASIGCSMNYAVRPKTVEDVWSIARQLLDVVCAKMGRGPYCCSGLRVTILERHPLHPKETLKYMGRGKCLEFHIPVNFSSVLKSCDMEIMLACVERALGPLLVLGRTMRDEERVEELGLQESTKSGIIWTVGVDTITDIVIEDIRGMSIQATTVRLEHDGKDTPKHTTGVQLSLADAFSKRASNQKGSLVNGGKPAKRPPSSSGDSIDFLALDDLMNHNVDDSFVSEWKKLAVQAGKQVDYTTLKALIRIAALRCAESPKPSGEMKELFRTLVSFAQGLLPHPVAFT, encoded by the coding sequence ATGGAGACGAATGGACCGAAGAGGTCGCGGGTCCGGGACCAATTAAACAGTCTTAAACATTTCCAACAGCACTCACGCCTTCACTTCATTGGTCAATGGAAGACGAAGGCACATGATTTGTTTAAGGAGTGGTTCGCGGAGAATCCTGCTTGGAATCACGGCGTCCTTGATCGCCAAGCAATCTTTGCGCATTTGGATATGGATGCCTTCTTCTGCAGCGTAGTATTGGCGAGGGATGAGAATGCTCATCTTCGTGATAAGCCGGTTTGCGTTGCAGCCGGGCGAGGAAACAGTGACATTTCCTCTTGTAACTACGTTGCGAGGTCTTTCGGCGTACGTGCAGGCATGTACGTCAACGCTGCGAGGGTTCTTTGCCCCGACTTGCGTGTTCTGAGTTATGACCTCGAGCGGAGTGGAGAGGTGGCGATGTGTCTTTACCGCATGATCTTCGAGCTCTGCCCTGCTCACCTGACCATGTCCGTTGAGGTCTACAGTGTTGACGAGGTGATGATCGCGTTCGACACTGATAGCTATGAGGCGGTGGAAGACTACTGTAACGAAGTCCGTCGTGAGCTGGAAGCTGCCACGAAGTGTACGGTGTCTTGTGGGATCGGGCCTAATGTGATGCTTGCCCGAATCGCAACGCAATCTGCAAAGCCGGATGGAACGTTCATTGTCCGCCCTGAGGACGTGACGGCAATCGTTTCGCAGTTGCCTTTTTCGGAGATACATGGAGCGGGGAGTTCAACTATTGCTAAGTTGGTGCCTCTACTGGGTGATTATCTCGGGGATATGGAAGGCGTAGGTGAGGAAAACATTTTGTGTCAGCACGTTCAGAAGTTGACGaagcagcaactgcagcgtGTCCTCGGGCAAAAGACGGGAGAAAACTTCTATAACTTGTGCCGGGGTAATGATGTGCGTCTGGTGACCCGTACTGGCGACGAAGAAAATCAAAGACTAATGGGAAAGAGGACACGTGCAAGTATTGGTTGCTCAATGAATTATGCCGTTCGACCTAAAACTGTTGAAGATGTATGGAGCATCGCCAGGCAGTTGCTGGATGTAGTATGTGCCAAGATGGGGCGTGGTCCGTACTGCTGTTCCGGGCTAAGAGTTACCATATTGGAGCGGCACCCGCTGCACCCGAAGGAGACCCTAAAGTAtatgggaaggggaaaatgccTTGAGTTCCATATTCCCGTCAACTTCAGCTCCGTGCTGAAGTCTTGTGATATGGAAATAATGCTTGCTTGTGTAGAGCGCGCACTTGGGCCTCTCCTTGTCCTTGGCCGTACAATGCGTGACGAGGAAAGGGTGGAGGAACTTGGCTTACAAGAAAGTACAAAGTCAGGGATTATTTGGACCGTCGGTGTTGACACTATTACAGACATTGTTATTGAGGATATCCGTGGAATGTCCATACAAGCCACGACCGTCCGTCTGGAGCACGATGGGAAAGATACTCCGAAGCATACAACCGGCGTGCAACTGTCGCTTGCCGATGCCTTTTCGAAAAGGGCGTCAAACCAGAAGGGGTCACTTGTAAATGGAGGGAAGCCAGCGAAGAGGCCCCCATCATCTTCTGGGGACTCAATAGACTTCCTCGCATTGGATGATTTGATGAACCACAATGTGGACGATTCATTCGTCTCCGAGTGGAAGAAACTCGCCGTCCAAGCCGGTAAACAGGTTGACTACACAACACTGAAAGCCCTTATCCGCATCGCGGCTTTGAGGTGTGCCGAAAGTCCCAAACCTTCTGGGGAGATGAAAGAGTTGTTTCGTACATTAGTTTCTTTTGCACAAGGTTTATTGCCTCACCCTGTTGCTTTTACATAG
- a CDS encoding mRNA capping methyltransferase, putative, with protein sequence MRVSFKVFKRMKMYLLILYEFCCIVSFVFFSMNCRKRGESVTLMESLRTAASYDQVVKKRAGDMKSKETPFRFFSNYVKKCLIQCALDHIKVTTGRRDAIVLDLASGRGGDLGKWLHCQSPELSFATAKLPRERLTKAAYVECYDVSPECIAEAESRYKKIAPDTVCRCSFTVKDCFSEDFLLRELPLTQHFGKFDIVSIQFAFHYACDTLERIDMLLGAIAKALAPEGVFIATTVDEEVLAKRVAANRMESKGLFSIHFDSEPQFEYDRLVVGTRYRFNLYGFVDCDEYVVPLDYVRDCAKQHGLEEMVKFSKHFGSFYETYKDDPSKNKERYLVGGEMELATLYRSLCFRKAS encoded by the coding sequence ATGCGTGTTTCTTTTAAAGTTTTCAAGCGGATGAAGATGTATTTGTTGATATTGTATGAATTTTGCTGTATCGTTTcattcgtctttttttctatgaACTGCCGTAAAAGGGGTGAAAGCGTAACCTTAATGGAGAGCCTACGGACTGCAGCTTCATACGACCAAGTCGTAAAGAAGCGCGCTGGAGATatgaaaagcaaagaaacgcCATTTCGTTTCTTCAGTAACTACGTGAAAAAGTGCCTTATTCAGTGTGCACTGGACCATATTAAGGTAACAACGGGAAGGCGCGATGCTATCGTGCTTGACTTGGCCAGCGGAAGGGGCGGTGATCTGGGAAAATGGCTGCATTGCCAAAGTCCTGAGCTCAGTTTTGCGACGGCAAAGTTGCCGCGTGAGCGTCTAACAAAAGCCGCGTATGTGGAGTGTTACGATGTGTCGCCAGAATGTATTGCCGAGGCGGAAAGccgatacaaaaaaattgctCCGGACACCGTGTGTCGTTGCTCATTTACTGTTAAGGATTGCTTTAGTGAGGATTTTCTCCTTCGCGAATTACCCCTTACTCAGCATTTTGGAAAATTTGACATTGTTTCCATCCAGTTCGCGTTTCACTATGCTTGTGATACGCTCGAACGTATTGACATGTTATTGGGAGCAATTGCCAAAGCTTTGGCCCCTGAAGGTGTATTCATTGCAACAACTGTCGATGAAGAAGTTCTGGCGAAGCGTGTTGCGGCGAACCGGATGGAGAGCAAAGGCTTGTTTTCTATCCACTTCGATTCTGAGCCTCAGTTTGAATACGACAGACTAGTGGTCGGAACGAGATATCGTTTCAATCTCTATGGGTTTGTAGACTGTGATGAGTATGTTGTCCCACTCGACTATGTCCGCGATTGTGCGAAACAGCACGGTCTGGAGGAGATGGTGAAGTTCTCCAAACACTTTGGCTCATTCTATGAGACTTATAAGGACGACCCCTCCAAAAATAAGGAGCGCTATTTGGTCGGAGGTGAAATGGAACTGGCCACACTGTACCGCTCGTTGTGCTTCCGGAAAGCCAGCTGA
- a CDS encoding fructose-2,6-bisphosphatase-like protein, with amino-acid sequence MTQSTIPLQSNIKISDRLEENSIDFCRFVGPFNRADEYAFTAPPWCQREGSENVPGSGLSTSVSAVFVLVSSPPNCGLVARFFCTKLLHYLLWCYKDAAFFLAGPSPRDFNVYRHEDDAAAWKKCMETCLAKSLEHVESARKRGTLTEPVVIVLADCESQAAYDTVHKMLGSMENLFVRHIWFGDGWRESNPVDCSYINVCLRQPAYRLTKCRGSSTCAKITSYLNSCLPTLHHIHLHEPLSGSPEETLRSGCPLFFTRHGQSEYNLEDRLGGDPDITPLGVDDALTLAEFFRDQVVRNPRLFATRDSIWDETEGFEVWCSQLKRTRHTAQPSADVLTNGNLKAFKMLNEIHAGVCEDMTANEVKEQYPSIQFFRHTDKAGFRYPNGESYHDLKRRLVPILYDLNATRKGILVVAHQAVLRAILSFFGGPPVEEAVHKPCAHRAVWCCTYNRLGEPRLSTITLRPRLQSSTEASTSVG; translated from the coding sequence ATGACTCAGTCAACGATCCCTTTGCAAAGTAACATCAAAATTAGTGATCGACTCGAGGAGAATTCGATTGACTTCTGTCGTTTTGTCGGACCATTTAATCGAGCAGATGAGTACGCTTTTACCGCCCCTCCCTGGTGCCAGAGGGAAGGCAGCGAGAATGTGCCTGGAAGTGGTTTAAGTACTTCTGTGAGCGCAGTGTTTGTCCTGGTGAGCTCCCCCCCGAACTGCGGTCTGGTGGCGCGGTTCTTCTGCACGAAACTCCTTCACTATCTTCTTTGGTGTTATAAGGAcgctgctttttttcttgccgGCCCCTCGCCGCGGGATTTTAACGTCTATCGACATGAAGATGATGCTGCTGCGTGGAAGAAATGCATGGAAACGTGTTTGGCAAAATCGCTCGAGCACGTCGAGTCAGCTCGAAAGCGCGGTACCTTAACGGAACCGGTGGTAATAGTCCTAGCGGACTGCGAGTCACAGGCGGCATACGATACAGTGCACAAAATGCTTGGGAGCATGGAAAACCTTTTCGTGCGCCATATCTGGTTTGGGGATGGTTGGAGGGAAAGCAATCCAGTGGATTGCAGCTATATTAACGTATGTTTAAGGCAACCCGCTTACCGTCTGACTAAGTGCCGTGGAAGTAGCACCTGTGCAAAAATAACGAGTTACCTCAACAGTTGCCTTCCAACGCTCCACCATATTCATCTTCATGAGCCTCTGTCCGGATCCCCCGAGGAGACATTGCGGTCGGGGTGTCCCCTCTTCTTTACACGGCATGGGCAGTCGGAGTACAATTTGGAGGATCGCCTCGGTGGAGACCCGGACATTACGCCTCTGGGTGTGGACGATGCGCTGACGTTGGCGGAGTTTTTTCGCGATCAGGTGGTGCGGAACCCCCGGCTCTTTGCGACAAGAGATTCGATATGGGATGAAACGGAGGGATTTGAGGTTTGGTGTAGCCAGTTGAAGCGTACGAGGCACACAGCGCAACCTTCAGCCGACGTTCTCACGAATGGAAACTTAAAGGCATTTAAAATGCTAAACGAGATTCACGCCGGTGTGTGTGAAGACATGACAGCCAACGAGGTAAAGGAGCAGTACCCGAGTATCCAGTTTTTCCGTCACACAGATAAGGCTGGGTTCCGTTACCCCAACGGCGAATCTTACCACGATCTGAAACGCCGGCTGGTACCTATCCTGTATGACCTTAATGCTACACGCAAAGGAATATTAGTTGTTGCTCACCAAGCCGTGTTGCGAGCGATACTTTCATTCTTTGGAGGCCCGCCGGTAGAGGAGGCGGTTCACAAGCCCTGTGCCCATCGGGCCGTATGGTGTTGTACGTACAACAGGTTGGGGGAGCCACGTTTATCGACCATTACGTTGCGACCCCGCTTGCAGTCATCCACCGAGGCGAGCACCTCCGTCGGGTGA
- a CDS encoding pumillo RNA binding protein PUF1 gives MSSDEETITTLYLRRQNILKQLSEVNNEIRTAEQQINEKSNNNETRRVEELVVKFGGDDDRESYLLDFCMRDANGLREAIRYVDALKALKECTSDDEVNRKKHLSRNTFVHAMIARSGELMVDANGSELIQHALGMLKSGGKVAPVLYSTDYIAASESDLSEFLLLLEVLKDKIPQICCDTNGSRAMQKVFDSLKSLEEVEFSAQCFSECIIELCKDIDGNHAVSRLLAAARGTPLWESGAAGDDSSSKLAHIHQLLYGKFPESCVDVCGNRHGCCVIQKCLQWAPEPYFSTLMDTIVHDTIKLVHDPFGNYVIQFILDHEQELSQRSSTGSEGADYTNRIIRQMLHNVAALSCNKFCSNVIEKCLKSATPDVRQLLVDELTDPQILPKLLTDSFANYVIQTAIVTSTEEKQFTQLRDSIMPLQRMLKNSPHGVKVESKLVRQQRELARKNSNQKNKKRWAQPAPQVMEKGMHEGFIGTHILPGMAGIPTIVGTDEFGGPALSLPGVAKEAVPIMTPTQYMPLMLPGQQTLIGLPQGYPQQQFPMDIMKGGNIWDPQQGFTLLHHPESKKGT, from the coding sequence ATGTCGTCGGATGAGGAAACCATCACAACTCTTTACTTACGGCGCCAGAACATCTTAAAGCAGTTGAGCGAGGTTAACAACGAGATAAGAACTGCTgaacaacaaataaacgaGAAGTCAAATAACAATGAAACTAGGAGGGTCGAGGAACTGGTAGTAAAATTCGGTGGAGATGATGACCGGGAGAGTTACCTGTTGGATTTTTGCATGCGGGATGCCAACGGTTTGCGGGAAGCGATCCGGTACGTCGATGCATTGAAAGCGCTGAAGGAGTGCACAAGTGATGACGAAGTCAATAGGAAAAAACACCTGTCTCGCAACACGTTCGTACACGCGATGATTGCCAGGTCGGGTGAGCTGATGGTCGATGCCAACGGGAGTGAGTTGATCCAACATGCCCTCGGGATGTTGAAGAGTGGAGGCAAAGTCGCCCCTGTACTGTACTCCACAGACTACATAGCGGCTTCAGAAAGCGATCTTTCTgagtttcttttgcttcttgaGGTACTGAAGGACAAAATACCTCAGATCTGCTGTGATACCAATGGAAGTAGGGCGATGCAAAAGGTTTTTGACTCCTTGAAAAGTTTGGAGGAGGTCGAGTTCAGCGCACAGTGCTTCTCGGAGTGTATTATCGAACTTTGCAAAGACATCGACGGTAACCACGCGGTTTCGCGACTGCTGGCGGCGGCTCGAGGCACCCCGCTGTGGGAAAGTGGTGCGGCGGGTGACGATTCTTCGTCAAAGCTGGCGCATATACACCAGCTGCTCTACGGCAAATTCCCTGAAAGCTGCGTGGATGTGTGCGGGAACCGACACGGATGTTGCGTCATTCAGAAATGCCTTCAGTGGGCGCCAGAGCCATACTTCTCAACATTGATGGACACAATCGTCCACGATACCATCAAGCTCGTTCACGATCCGTTTGGAAACTATGTGATTCAATTCATTTTGGATCATGAGCAGGAGCTCTCGCAGCGGTCAAGTACAGGCAGCGAGGGGGCTGATTACACAAACCGGATAATAAGGCAAATGCTCCACAACGTGGCGGCACTTTCATGCAATAAGTTTTGCAGCAACGTTATTGAAAAGTGCCTGAAGAGTGCGACACCAGATGTGCGGCAGCTTCTTGTGGATGAACTGACTGATCCGCAGATCCTGCCGAAGCTCTTGACGGATAGTTTTGCAAACTACGTTATCCAAACAGCGATAGTGACTTCTACCGAGGAGAAGCAGTTCACTCAGCTGCGGGACTCCATTATGCCACTGCAAAGGATGCTTAAGAACTCTCCCCATGGTGTGAAGGTGGAATCAAAACTGGTGCGCCAGCAGCGTGAGCTGGCTCGAAAGAACAGCAATCAAAAGAATAAGAAACGATGGGCCCAACCTGCACCGCAAGTAATGGAGAAGGGAATGCATGAGGGTTTCATTGGTACTCACATACTCCCCGGTATGGCTGGTATTCCAACGATTGTGGGAACGGATGAGTTTGGTGGACCTGCCTTGTCGCTTCCGGGTGTAGCAAAAGAAGCGGTTCCCATCATGACTCCCACTCAATACATGCCTTTAATGCTTCCGGGACAGCAGACACTCATTGGTCTGCCGCAGGGTTATCCACAACAGCAGTTTCCAATGGATATTATGAAAGGAGGTAACATATGGGACCCACAGCAAGGTTTTACGTTACTGCATCATCCGGAAAGCAAGAAAGGAACATAG
- a CDS encoding stress-inducible protein STI1-like, putative: MSVADLKAKGNEAFTAKRYEEAIEWYTKAINVDPQSEGAAALYSNRAACWNALAKYKEALEDAEGCISVKPQWFKGYFRKGAALQAMGNYDEAQKALQQSLKTDPNNEELMARLQEINNILKERNEKVSPASCRTPEEAKVIGNSLFGAGKYERAALFYSRAIELSTGGGAEVANYYANRAACNQQTHSYQLVIDDCNAALSIEPAHVKALLRRAIAYEGLEKWKKALEDYNQVNRLAPGNQSVSQGVLRCQRAVRG, encoded by the coding sequence ATGTCTGTAGCTGACTTAAAGGCAAAGGGAAATGAGGCCTTCACAGCGAAGAGATATGAAGAGGCAATTGAATGGTACACGAAGGCTATCAACGTCGATCCCCAATCCGAGGGTGCAGCAGCGTTGTACTCTAACAGGGCAGCGTGCTGGAATGCCTTAGCAAAGTACAAGGAGGCCCTGGAGGATGCGGAGGGCTGCATTTCCGTTAAACCGCAGTGGTTTAAGGGGTACTTCAGGAAGGGTGCAGCGCTCCAAGCGATGGGTAACTATGACGAGGCGCAGAAGGCTCTTCAGCAGTCTTTAAAAACGGATCCCAACAACGAAGAACTGATGGCGAGGTTGCAGGAAATAAACAACATATTGAAGGAGCGCAACGAAAAGGTTTCTCCTGCGTCTTGCCGAACACCTGAAGAGGCTAAAGTTATCGGTAACTCCCTATTTGGTGCTGGCAAGTACGAGCGCGCCGCACTCTTTTATTCACGAGCCATTGAACTGTCAACTGGAGGTGGTGCCGAAGTTGCTAATTACTACGCGAACCGTGCGGCTTGTAatcaacaaacacacagTTACCAACTTGTCATTGATGACTGCAACGCGGCGCTTTCCATCGAGCCGGCTCACGTAAAGGCGCTTCTTCGTCGCGCAATTGCGTACGAGGGGTTGGAGAAATGGAAGAAGGCGCTGGAGGACTATAACCAGGTTAATCGACTGGCCCCGGGTAATCAATCCGTCTCTCAGGGAGTTCTGCGATGCCAACGGGCTGTTAGGGGTTAA
- a CDS encoding leucine carboxyl methyltransferase, putative → MALQQTAYSACSRRVHCVSKTYLNDPFASCFVMDSTVMNSPLMNRGTWLRTEAIERSLLHFARGQCGEVGLQVISFGSGMDTLYFRLKKDQPDIHIAKYIELDFPDLVARKRRVIDDTEALTRYTGPEYELVACDLRKTDEMRELLKKSALNNAPTVILAEMIFVYLEERVSSTLLTLTLSDVLDKDTSALLIAYDAIRPDDRFGEVMVNNLKAMGVMLRGIHELPTVEAHAERCRKVGLPNVISKSMKQLYLEVPQSTQKWLCKLEIVDDWDEWCIMLDHYCFVLASNKPDAVPTSLWT, encoded by the coding sequence ATGGCGCTTCAGCAAACGGCGTATAGTGCATGCTCCCGCAGGGTGCACTGTGTAAGTAAGACGTACTTGAACGATCCATTCGCCTCCTGTTTTGTCATGGATTCTACAGTGATGAACAGTCCCCTTATGAATCGTGGCACTTGGCTCCGAACAGAGGCAATAGAGCGCAGTTTGCTTCATTTTGCCAGGGGACAATGCGGTGAGGTTGGTTTGCAAGTGATCAGCTTTGGGAGCGGCATGGACACTCTATATTTCCGCTTGAAGAAGGATCAACCAGACATACATATCGCCAAATATATTGAGTTAGACTTCCCTGATCTGGTTGCGAGGAAACGCCGCGTCATCGACGACACAGAAGCCCTTACTCGTTACACGGGCCCCGAGTACGAGCTGGTTGCGTGCGACCTAAGAAAAACGGATGAGATGCGTGAGCTGCTTAAAAAGAGCGCTCTCAACAATGCTCCCACGGTGATACTGGCTGAGATGATCTTTGTGTACTTAGAAGAACGTGTATCCTCCACCCTTCTTACACTAACACTGAGTGATGTACTGGATAAGGACACATCAGCCTTGTTGATAGCTTACGATGCTATTCGACCAGATGACCGTTTTGGTGAGGTTATGGTGAATAATCTAAAGGCCATGGGGGTTATGCTCCGTGGCATCCACGAATTGcccactgtggaggcacatgCGGAGCGCTGTAGAAAAGTTGGACTCCCAAACGTCATTTCCAAATCCATGAAACAACTTTACTTAGAAGTACCACAGAGTACTCAGAAGTGGCTGTGTAAGCTGGAAATAGTCGATGATTGGGATGAATGGTGTATCATGCTTGACCACTACTGCTTTGTCTTGGCGTCGAACAAACCCGATGCCGTTCCCACGTCGTTGTGGACGTGA